From the Cryptomeria japonica chromosome 2, Sugi_1.0, whole genome shotgun sequence genome, one window contains:
- the LOC131048202 gene encoding uncharacterized protein LOC131048202 isoform X1, with protein sequence MTPAVMAPCVLQGCFPLQISGKDCIALSSMDGNTAFSSVRNPHTIGSVLVGEKGRHPSNASNCSDVSDTKGEADNGPPILTQIPRPMNISTGTKSAYSNLPLLSATDVIYQVNKEKATPEAKCRESSSGSVLDDKSYHPDSITIAEFHQKKTGFHKENLFSFSISEPEKGQKSVKYSCSTLGNLGAERMSLQNPCQVSSVTGVSVNCNTENMAGSVISSRNASELSNFVNLQKEMGQKIVSRNNLQPQENIGLEEANSTSVKGGLSNPWPPVIHTFSILKSKDKLESIDREQYGVPDSINNLPAAINNCPMKGLKHIPILYSKEKIVHSQELTNNNNLYLSPSRHLHYGNKRKWSPSQRQQIADLVTYSPQPDFTSKYCFKRHKVFADKVENGHQNVKIPEGKEMAESVGFFPHELALELNGNNTDNSSVNFRLELSSPAHAAGQMSSVRTASQGMSSSESDWGKFLALSASSEPTTQGNNVEKEIIANFEHRFNKLQAFLKRCDESDQYYSQGFQNLSAMDRSVIAIKLEKQAMKLSLEEVKEFDRMNTLKIFRKPSIDTTNDVGAALILKLLLPNSS encoded by the exons ATGACACCTGCTGTGATGGCGCCTTGTGTGTTGCAGGGATGTTTTCCACTGCAGATATCTGGCAAGGACTGTATTGCATTATCCTCCATGGATGGAAATACAG CATTTTCTTCAGTCAGGAATCCTCACACAATTGGATCTGTTTTGGTGGGAGAGAAAGGGAGACATCCATCCAAT GCTAGCAATTGTTCTGATGTCAGTGATACCAAAGGTGAAGCAGATAATGGTCCTCCAATTCTCACGCAGATACCAAGGCCAATGAATATTTCCACAGGGACAAAATCTGCTtattccaatctccctctcttatcAGCAACAGATGTTATTTACCAGGTGAATAAAGAAAAAGCCACACCAGAGGCAAAGTGCAGAGAATCTAGTAGTGGATCTGTGTTGGATGATAAATCATACCATCCAGACAGCATAACAATAGCTGAATTCCATCAAAAGAAAACAGGTTTTCACAAAGAAAACTTGTTTTCATTCTCTATTTCTGAGCCCGAGAAAGGGCAGAAGTCAGTAAAATATTCCTGCAGTACATTAGGCAATTTAGGTGCAGAAAGGATGTCACTCCAGAATCCATGTCAGGTGTCCTCTGTGACTGGCGTTTCTGTGAACTGTAACACAGAAAATATGGCTGGGagtgtgatatcatcaagaaatgcATCAGAACTTTCAAACTTTGTCAATCTGCAGAAGGAAATGGGCCAGAAGATAGTGTCTAGAAATAATTTACAACCACAAGAAAATATAGGATTGGAGGAAGCCAATTCTACATCCGTAAAAGGAGGGCTATCTAATCCTTGGCCACCTGTAATACATACTTTTAGCATTTTGAAATCTAAAGATAAACTAGAGAGCATTGACAGAGAGCAATATGGTGTTCCTGATTCCATAAATAACTTGCCTGCTGCCATTAATAATTGTCCAATGAAGGGTCTAAAGCATATTCCTATACTATATTCTAAGGAGAAGATTGTTCATTCTCAGGAACTGACAAACAATAACAACCTGTACCTAAGTCCAAGCCGTCATCTTCACTATGGGAACAAAAGGAAATGGAGTCCATCCCAAAGGCAACAGATAGCAGATTTAGTAACATATTCTCCACAACCTGATTTCACCTCAAAATATTGCTTCAAAAGGCATAAAGTCTTTGCTGACAAAGTTGAAAATGGTCACCAAAATGTGAAGATTCCAGAGGGTAAAGAAATGGCAGAATCAGTAGGCTTTTTTCCCCACGAACTTGCATTGGAGTTGAATGGAAACAACACTGATAATTCGTCAGTTAATTTTAGATTAGAACTCAGTAGCCCTGCACATGCCGCAGGACAAATGTCATCTGTAAGAACAGCCTCTCAAGGAATGTCATCATCAGAGTCAGACTGGGGTAAGTTCCTAGCTTTGTCTGCTTCATCTGAGCCAACTACTCAAGGTAATAATGTGGAGAAAGAAATAATTGCAAATTTTGAGCATCGTTTCAACAAGTTGCAAGCTTTTCTGAAGAGATGTGACGAGTCAGATCAATACTATTCCCAAG GATTCCAGAATCTATCTGCAATGGATCGAAGTGTCATTGCAATTAAGCTGGAAAAGCAAGCTATGAAGCTTTCCTTGGAGGAGG TTAAGGAATTTGATAGAATGAACACACTCAAGATATTCAGAAAACCCTCTATAGATACCACAAATGATGTAGGAGCTGCATTGATTCTGAAACTTCTCCTACCCAATTCTTCCTAA
- the LOC131048202 gene encoding uncharacterized protein LOC131048202 isoform X3: MMALMTRRDVFHCRYLARTVLHYPPWMEIQASNCSDVSDTKGEADNGPPILTQIPRPMNISTGTKSAYSNLPLLSATDVIYQVNKEKATPEAKCRESSSGSVLDDKSYHPDSITIAEFHQKKTGFHKENLFSFSISEPEKGQKSVKYSCSTLGNLGAERMSLQNPCQVSSVTGVSVNCNTENMAGSVISSRNASELSNFVNLQKEMGQKIVSRNNLQPQENIGLEEANSTSVKGGLSNPWPPVIHTFSILKSKDKLESIDREQYGVPDSINNLPAAINNCPMKGLKHIPILYSKEKIVHSQELTNNNNLYLSPSRHLHYGNKRKWSPSQRQQIADLVTYSPQPDFTSKYCFKRHKVFADKVENGHQNVKIPEGKEMAESVGFFPHELALELNGNNTDNSSVNFRLELSSPAHAAGQMSSVRTASQGMSSSESDWGKFLALSASSEPTTQGNNVEKEIIANFEHRFNKLQAFLKRCDESDQYYSQGFQNLSAMDRSVIAIKLEKQAMKLSLEEVKEFDRMNTLKIFRKPSIDTTNDVGAALILKLLLPNSS; the protein is encoded by the exons ATGATGGCATTGATGACACGGAG GGATGTTTTCCACTGCAGATATCTGGCAAGGACTGTATTGCATTATCCTCCATGGATGGAAATACAG GCTAGCAATTGTTCTGATGTCAGTGATACCAAAGGTGAAGCAGATAATGGTCCTCCAATTCTCACGCAGATACCAAGGCCAATGAATATTTCCACAGGGACAAAATCTGCTtattccaatctccctctcttatcAGCAACAGATGTTATTTACCAGGTGAATAAAGAAAAAGCCACACCAGAGGCAAAGTGCAGAGAATCTAGTAGTGGATCTGTGTTGGATGATAAATCATACCATCCAGACAGCATAACAATAGCTGAATTCCATCAAAAGAAAACAGGTTTTCACAAAGAAAACTTGTTTTCATTCTCTATTTCTGAGCCCGAGAAAGGGCAGAAGTCAGTAAAATATTCCTGCAGTACATTAGGCAATTTAGGTGCAGAAAGGATGTCACTCCAGAATCCATGTCAGGTGTCCTCTGTGACTGGCGTTTCTGTGAACTGTAACACAGAAAATATGGCTGGGagtgtgatatcatcaagaaatgcATCAGAACTTTCAAACTTTGTCAATCTGCAGAAGGAAATGGGCCAGAAGATAGTGTCTAGAAATAATTTACAACCACAAGAAAATATAGGATTGGAGGAAGCCAATTCTACATCCGTAAAAGGAGGGCTATCTAATCCTTGGCCACCTGTAATACATACTTTTAGCATTTTGAAATCTAAAGATAAACTAGAGAGCATTGACAGAGAGCAATATGGTGTTCCTGATTCCATAAATAACTTGCCTGCTGCCATTAATAATTGTCCAATGAAGGGTCTAAAGCATATTCCTATACTATATTCTAAGGAGAAGATTGTTCATTCTCAGGAACTGACAAACAATAACAACCTGTACCTAAGTCCAAGCCGTCATCTTCACTATGGGAACAAAAGGAAATGGAGTCCATCCCAAAGGCAACAGATAGCAGATTTAGTAACATATTCTCCACAACCTGATTTCACCTCAAAATATTGCTTCAAAAGGCATAAAGTCTTTGCTGACAAAGTTGAAAATGGTCACCAAAATGTGAAGATTCCAGAGGGTAAAGAAATGGCAGAATCAGTAGGCTTTTTTCCCCACGAACTTGCATTGGAGTTGAATGGAAACAACACTGATAATTCGTCAGTTAATTTTAGATTAGAACTCAGTAGCCCTGCACATGCCGCAGGACAAATGTCATCTGTAAGAACAGCCTCTCAAGGAATGTCATCATCAGAGTCAGACTGGGGTAAGTTCCTAGCTTTGTCTGCTTCATCTGAGCCAACTACTCAAGGTAATAATGTGGAGAAAGAAATAATTGCAAATTTTGAGCATCGTTTCAACAAGTTGCAAGCTTTTCTGAAGAGATGTGACGAGTCAGATCAATACTATTCCCAAG GATTCCAGAATCTATCTGCAATGGATCGAAGTGTCATTGCAATTAAGCTGGAAAAGCAAGCTATGAAGCTTTCCTTGGAGGAGG TTAAGGAATTTGATAGAATGAACACACTCAAGATATTCAGAAAACCCTCTATAGATACCACAAATGATGTAGGAGCTGCATTGATTCTGAAACTTCTCCTACCCAATTCTTCCTAA
- the LOC131048202 gene encoding uncharacterized protein LOC131048202 isoform X5, with translation MEIQASNCSDVSDTKGEADNGPPILTQIPRPMNISTGTKSAYSNLPLLSATDVIYQVNKEKATPEAKCRESSSGSVLDDKSYHPDSITIAEFHQKKTGFHKENLFSFSISEPEKGQKSVKYSCSTLGNLGAERMSLQNPCQVSSVTGVSVNCNTENMAGSVISSRNASELSNFVNLQKEMGQKIVSRNNLQPQENIGLEEANSTSVKGGLSNPWPPVIHTFSILKSKDKLESIDREQYGVPDSINNLPAAINNCPMKGLKHIPILYSKEKIVHSQELTNNNNLYLSPSRHLHYGNKRKWSPSQRQQIADLVTYSPQPDFTSKYCFKRHKVFADKVENGHQNVKIPEGKEMAESVGFFPHELALELNGNNTDNSSVNFRLELSSPAHAAGQMSSVRTASQGMSSSESDWGKFLALSASSEPTTQGNNVEKEIIANFEHRFNKLQAFLKRCDESDQYYSQGFQNLSAMDRSVIAIKLEKQAMKLSLEEVKEFDRMNTLKIFRKPSIDTTNDVGAALILKLLLPNSS, from the exons ATGGAAATACAG GCTAGCAATTGTTCTGATGTCAGTGATACCAAAGGTGAAGCAGATAATGGTCCTCCAATTCTCACGCAGATACCAAGGCCAATGAATATTTCCACAGGGACAAAATCTGCTtattccaatctccctctcttatcAGCAACAGATGTTATTTACCAGGTGAATAAAGAAAAAGCCACACCAGAGGCAAAGTGCAGAGAATCTAGTAGTGGATCTGTGTTGGATGATAAATCATACCATCCAGACAGCATAACAATAGCTGAATTCCATCAAAAGAAAACAGGTTTTCACAAAGAAAACTTGTTTTCATTCTCTATTTCTGAGCCCGAGAAAGGGCAGAAGTCAGTAAAATATTCCTGCAGTACATTAGGCAATTTAGGTGCAGAAAGGATGTCACTCCAGAATCCATGTCAGGTGTCCTCTGTGACTGGCGTTTCTGTGAACTGTAACACAGAAAATATGGCTGGGagtgtgatatcatcaagaaatgcATCAGAACTTTCAAACTTTGTCAATCTGCAGAAGGAAATGGGCCAGAAGATAGTGTCTAGAAATAATTTACAACCACAAGAAAATATAGGATTGGAGGAAGCCAATTCTACATCCGTAAAAGGAGGGCTATCTAATCCTTGGCCACCTGTAATACATACTTTTAGCATTTTGAAATCTAAAGATAAACTAGAGAGCATTGACAGAGAGCAATATGGTGTTCCTGATTCCATAAATAACTTGCCTGCTGCCATTAATAATTGTCCAATGAAGGGTCTAAAGCATATTCCTATACTATATTCTAAGGAGAAGATTGTTCATTCTCAGGAACTGACAAACAATAACAACCTGTACCTAAGTCCAAGCCGTCATCTTCACTATGGGAACAAAAGGAAATGGAGTCCATCCCAAAGGCAACAGATAGCAGATTTAGTAACATATTCTCCACAACCTGATTTCACCTCAAAATATTGCTTCAAAAGGCATAAAGTCTTTGCTGACAAAGTTGAAAATGGTCACCAAAATGTGAAGATTCCAGAGGGTAAAGAAATGGCAGAATCAGTAGGCTTTTTTCCCCACGAACTTGCATTGGAGTTGAATGGAAACAACACTGATAATTCGTCAGTTAATTTTAGATTAGAACTCAGTAGCCCTGCACATGCCGCAGGACAAATGTCATCTGTAAGAACAGCCTCTCAAGGAATGTCATCATCAGAGTCAGACTGGGGTAAGTTCCTAGCTTTGTCTGCTTCATCTGAGCCAACTACTCAAGGTAATAATGTGGAGAAAGAAATAATTGCAAATTTTGAGCATCGTTTCAACAAGTTGCAAGCTTTTCTGAAGAGATGTGACGAGTCAGATCAATACTATTCCCAAG GATTCCAGAATCTATCTGCAATGGATCGAAGTGTCATTGCAATTAAGCTGGAAAAGCAAGCTATGAAGCTTTCCTTGGAGGAGG TTAAGGAATTTGATAGAATGAACACACTCAAGATATTCAGAAAACCCTCTATAGATACCACAAATGATGTAGGAGCTGCATTGATTCTGAAACTTCTCCTACCCAATTCTTCCTAA
- the LOC131048202 gene encoding uncharacterized protein LOC131048202 isoform X2 — MDGNTAFSSVRNPHTIGSVLVGEKGRHPSNASNCSDVSDTKGEADNGPPILTQIPRPMNISTGTKSAYSNLPLLSATDVIYQVNKEKATPEAKCRESSSGSVLDDKSYHPDSITIAEFHQKKTGFHKENLFSFSISEPEKGQKSVKYSCSTLGNLGAERMSLQNPCQVSSVTGVSVNCNTENMAGSVISSRNASELSNFVNLQKEMGQKIVSRNNLQPQENIGLEEANSTSVKGGLSNPWPPVIHTFSILKSKDKLESIDREQYGVPDSINNLPAAINNCPMKGLKHIPILYSKEKIVHSQELTNNNNLYLSPSRHLHYGNKRKWSPSQRQQIADLVTYSPQPDFTSKYCFKRHKVFADKVENGHQNVKIPEGKEMAESVGFFPHELALELNGNNTDNSSVNFRLELSSPAHAAGQMSSVRTASQGMSSSESDWGKFLALSASSEPTTQGNNVEKEIIANFEHRFNKLQAFLKRCDESDQYYSQGFQNLSAMDRSVIAIKLEKQAMKLSLEEVKEFDRMNTLKIFRKPSIDTTNDVGAALILKLLLPNSS; from the exons ATGGATGGAAATACAG CATTTTCTTCAGTCAGGAATCCTCACACAATTGGATCTGTTTTGGTGGGAGAGAAAGGGAGACATCCATCCAAT GCTAGCAATTGTTCTGATGTCAGTGATACCAAAGGTGAAGCAGATAATGGTCCTCCAATTCTCACGCAGATACCAAGGCCAATGAATATTTCCACAGGGACAAAATCTGCTtattccaatctccctctcttatcAGCAACAGATGTTATTTACCAGGTGAATAAAGAAAAAGCCACACCAGAGGCAAAGTGCAGAGAATCTAGTAGTGGATCTGTGTTGGATGATAAATCATACCATCCAGACAGCATAACAATAGCTGAATTCCATCAAAAGAAAACAGGTTTTCACAAAGAAAACTTGTTTTCATTCTCTATTTCTGAGCCCGAGAAAGGGCAGAAGTCAGTAAAATATTCCTGCAGTACATTAGGCAATTTAGGTGCAGAAAGGATGTCACTCCAGAATCCATGTCAGGTGTCCTCTGTGACTGGCGTTTCTGTGAACTGTAACACAGAAAATATGGCTGGGagtgtgatatcatcaagaaatgcATCAGAACTTTCAAACTTTGTCAATCTGCAGAAGGAAATGGGCCAGAAGATAGTGTCTAGAAATAATTTACAACCACAAGAAAATATAGGATTGGAGGAAGCCAATTCTACATCCGTAAAAGGAGGGCTATCTAATCCTTGGCCACCTGTAATACATACTTTTAGCATTTTGAAATCTAAAGATAAACTAGAGAGCATTGACAGAGAGCAATATGGTGTTCCTGATTCCATAAATAACTTGCCTGCTGCCATTAATAATTGTCCAATGAAGGGTCTAAAGCATATTCCTATACTATATTCTAAGGAGAAGATTGTTCATTCTCAGGAACTGACAAACAATAACAACCTGTACCTAAGTCCAAGCCGTCATCTTCACTATGGGAACAAAAGGAAATGGAGTCCATCCCAAAGGCAACAGATAGCAGATTTAGTAACATATTCTCCACAACCTGATTTCACCTCAAAATATTGCTTCAAAAGGCATAAAGTCTTTGCTGACAAAGTTGAAAATGGTCACCAAAATGTGAAGATTCCAGAGGGTAAAGAAATGGCAGAATCAGTAGGCTTTTTTCCCCACGAACTTGCATTGGAGTTGAATGGAAACAACACTGATAATTCGTCAGTTAATTTTAGATTAGAACTCAGTAGCCCTGCACATGCCGCAGGACAAATGTCATCTGTAAGAACAGCCTCTCAAGGAATGTCATCATCAGAGTCAGACTGGGGTAAGTTCCTAGCTTTGTCTGCTTCATCTGAGCCAACTACTCAAGGTAATAATGTGGAGAAAGAAATAATTGCAAATTTTGAGCATCGTTTCAACAAGTTGCAAGCTTTTCTGAAGAGATGTGACGAGTCAGATCAATACTATTCCCAAG GATTCCAGAATCTATCTGCAATGGATCGAAGTGTCATTGCAATTAAGCTGGAAAAGCAAGCTATGAAGCTTTCCTTGGAGGAGG TTAAGGAATTTGATAGAATGAACACACTCAAGATATTCAGAAAACCCTCTATAGATACCACAAATGATGTAGGAGCTGCATTGATTCTGAAACTTCTCCTACCCAATTCTTCCTAA
- the LOC131048202 gene encoding uncharacterized protein LOC131048202 isoform X4: MTPAVMAPCVLQGCFPLQISGKDCIALSSMDGNTAFSSVRNPHTIGSVLVGEKGRHPSNASNCSDVSDTKGEADNGPPILTQIPRPMNISTGTKSAYSNLPLLSATDVIYQVNKEKATPEAKCRESSSGSVLDDKSYHPDSITIAEFHQKKTGFHKENLFSFSISEPEKGQKSVKYSCSTLGNLGAERMSLQNPCQVSSVTGVSVNCNTENMAGSVISSRNASELSNFVNLQKEMGQKIVSRNNLQPQENIGLEEANSTSVKGGLSNPWPPVIHTFSILKSKDKLESIDREQYGVPDSINNLPAAINNCPMKGLKHIPILYSKEKIVHSQELTNNNNLYLSPSRHLHYGNKRKWSPSQRQQIADLVTYSPQPDFTSKYCFKRHKVFADKVENGHQNVKIPEGKEMAESVGFFPHELALELNGNNTDNSSVNFRLELSSPAHAAGQMSSVRTASQGMSSSESDWGKFLALSASSEPTTQGNNVEKEIIANFEHRFNKLQAFLKRCDESDQYYSQESICNGSKCHCN, translated from the exons ATGACACCTGCTGTGATGGCGCCTTGTGTGTTGCAGGGATGTTTTCCACTGCAGATATCTGGCAAGGACTGTATTGCATTATCCTCCATGGATGGAAATACAG CATTTTCTTCAGTCAGGAATCCTCACACAATTGGATCTGTTTTGGTGGGAGAGAAAGGGAGACATCCATCCAAT GCTAGCAATTGTTCTGATGTCAGTGATACCAAAGGTGAAGCAGATAATGGTCCTCCAATTCTCACGCAGATACCAAGGCCAATGAATATTTCCACAGGGACAAAATCTGCTtattccaatctccctctcttatcAGCAACAGATGTTATTTACCAGGTGAATAAAGAAAAAGCCACACCAGAGGCAAAGTGCAGAGAATCTAGTAGTGGATCTGTGTTGGATGATAAATCATACCATCCAGACAGCATAACAATAGCTGAATTCCATCAAAAGAAAACAGGTTTTCACAAAGAAAACTTGTTTTCATTCTCTATTTCTGAGCCCGAGAAAGGGCAGAAGTCAGTAAAATATTCCTGCAGTACATTAGGCAATTTAGGTGCAGAAAGGATGTCACTCCAGAATCCATGTCAGGTGTCCTCTGTGACTGGCGTTTCTGTGAACTGTAACACAGAAAATATGGCTGGGagtgtgatatcatcaagaaatgcATCAGAACTTTCAAACTTTGTCAATCTGCAGAAGGAAATGGGCCAGAAGATAGTGTCTAGAAATAATTTACAACCACAAGAAAATATAGGATTGGAGGAAGCCAATTCTACATCCGTAAAAGGAGGGCTATCTAATCCTTGGCCACCTGTAATACATACTTTTAGCATTTTGAAATCTAAAGATAAACTAGAGAGCATTGACAGAGAGCAATATGGTGTTCCTGATTCCATAAATAACTTGCCTGCTGCCATTAATAATTGTCCAATGAAGGGTCTAAAGCATATTCCTATACTATATTCTAAGGAGAAGATTGTTCATTCTCAGGAACTGACAAACAATAACAACCTGTACCTAAGTCCAAGCCGTCATCTTCACTATGGGAACAAAAGGAAATGGAGTCCATCCCAAAGGCAACAGATAGCAGATTTAGTAACATATTCTCCACAACCTGATTTCACCTCAAAATATTGCTTCAAAAGGCATAAAGTCTTTGCTGACAAAGTTGAAAATGGTCACCAAAATGTGAAGATTCCAGAGGGTAAAGAAATGGCAGAATCAGTAGGCTTTTTTCCCCACGAACTTGCATTGGAGTTGAATGGAAACAACACTGATAATTCGTCAGTTAATTTTAGATTAGAACTCAGTAGCCCTGCACATGCCGCAGGACAAATGTCATCTGTAAGAACAGCCTCTCAAGGAATGTCATCATCAGAGTCAGACTGGGGTAAGTTCCTAGCTTTGTCTGCTTCATCTGAGCCAACTACTCAAGGTAATAATGTGGAGAAAGAAATAATTGCAAATTTTGAGCATCGTTTCAACAAGTTGCAAGCTTTTCTGAAGAGATGTGACGAGTCAGATCAATACTATTCCCAAG AATCTATCTGCAATGGATCGAAGTGTCATTGCAATTAA